The following proteins are encoded in a genomic region of Vanessa tameamea isolate UH-Manoa-2023 chromosome 4, ilVanTame1 primary haplotype, whole genome shotgun sequence:
- the LOC113395814 gene encoding cytochrome b-c1 complex subunit Rieske, mitochondrial yields the protein MTSVSRAGHLAPFFKATCNVVSNGLKPVVASVPLPSDKVVVQALPKTSTVQTLHGALPIQNIKVKHGSRVPTQVRFAHSDIAYPDFSAYRRKETLDPKSKAEENVDGRQSFTYLIAGAGSVAGAYAAKSVVTHFVSSMAAAADVLALAKIEIKLNEIPEGKSVTFKWRGKPLFIRHRTANEISTEKSVAVDTLRDPQHDDQRVQNPKWLVVIGVCTHLGCVPVANAGDFGGYYCPCHGSHYDASGRIRKGPAPLNLEIPPHTFVDDGLLVVG from the exons ATGACTTCTGTATCTCGTGCTGGGCATTTAGCTCCTTTTTTTAAAGCTACATGTAATGTTGTGTCGAATGGCCTTAAGCCCGTCGTTGCATCTGTCCCCCTACCTTCTGACAAAGTGGTAGTTCAGGCTCTGCCCAAGACTTCTACGGTGCAGACACTTCATGGAGCCCTGCCCATCCAAAACATTAAAGTGAAACATGGAAGCCGTG TGCCAACTCAAGTACGTTTTGCGCACTCCGATATTGCGTATCCTGACTTCTCAGCATACCGTCGTAAGGAAACTCTGGACCCGAAATCTAAGGCTGAAGAAAATGTTGACGGACGCCAATCTTTCACTTATCTTATTGCTGGAG CGGGTAGCGTTGCTGGTGCCTATGCCGCTAAATCTGTTGTCACACATTTTGTGTCATCAATGGCTGCAGCCGCTGATGTGTTGGCTTTAGCTAAGATTGAAATCAAACTGAATGAAATTCCAGAAGGAAAGTCAGTTACCTTCAAATGGCGTGGAAAGCCTCTTTTCATTCGTCACAG GACAGCCAACGAAATCTCCACGGAGAAGTCAGTGGCAGTCGACACCCTGCGTGACCCACAACACGACGACCAGCGCGTACAGAACCCCAAGTGGCTGGTGGTCATCGGAGTGTGCACCCACCTTGGCTGCGTGCCCGTTGCCAATGCCGGAGACTTCGGCGGCTACTACTGCCCGTGCCACGGCTCCCACTACGACGCATCCGGACGCATCCGCAAAGGCCCCGCCCCCCTGAACCTCGAGATCCCCCCGCACACCTTTGTCGATGATGGCCTTTTAGTCGTAGGCTAA